GAGAAAGCTCATTTAAACACTTGCAACTCCAGCTGTTCAATGAAAAACCCACAGCAATCACAAGTCTGCCCTTTTCACTCTCCAGCCACACGCCCGCAGGTGAGGACAAGCACCACTGAAATGAATTCTACTGATGGGAGAATGAAACCCACTTTCCCTGACAGACAGTGGGGTCAGCTACAGACCAGAGGGAGTGGCGGTCAATCCCTGTACTGAAAGGACCCCAGAGGAGACAGCTGATGGCCGCTGAAGGGgcagggtgagaggggaatgCACGGGAGCTGCTTAGCTCCTCGCAGCGAAGGTGGAGATTCCTGAAGAGCACCCTCAGAGGAGTGTGGGGACAGGCGACTGGGTGCGAGCCaggaggggagcggagcaggaggagcagcagctgtaTGCTGGCCGGGGAACAGCGGTCGGGCTGTGGGTAACTGGCTTCCCTTCTACCCTTCCCCAGTCACCCCAGCTgtcaccgtcccaggccacaaGCCCTCGGAGCAATCGGCAGGAACAAGGTGAGCTCCAGGCACACGTTACCGAGGGCCTCCCCTCACACTCCCGAGCACCTGCCCGGGGGTGACTGCGCTTGCAGCACAGTGTCACGGCCCCTGCCTTACCCAATATAGCACTATTGAGAGCAGCACACACAGGTTCCCTCTGGATTGGATCCAGCTGCTGCCCAACAGGGCAGTTCCAGGGGTCAGAGTACGCTAACAAGCTGAAAGCGTCCTGGGGACAGAAGAGAGACATGGGCAGTAAGGCGAGCAGCAATGCAGAAAACGGGCAGGTACCAACAGCCAACCAGGGCATGGTCCCCAGCCAGCCAGGTAGCAGGCATCGACCAACAAGAATGCCCCGCCTCCAGCAGCAAATGAGGGCACCTGGGCAAGGGGCTGCTGAGTGAGACATGCACCTCCCTCAGTGCAGAATGGGCACTGGCTTGTGGGAGCTGGCCACAGGTGCCCTGTGTTACCGAGTGCCACTGCTGATTCCAgcgctgctcccacccctctCCACCCGCACAGCCCCCAGCACTTGGCAGGGAACGCCCCAGTTCTGGGCCACGTGGCGGGTGCTGCTGTGAGCCCGGCCAGAGGCACAACCTCACCTGCAGCATCTTCTTGTGTGTTGTGTTCTTCCCGTACTCTCTGCAGAGCTGCTCGCTCAGAGTCTGCAGCTCCCGCCCAAACTGGATCATTCGCTCCGTGGCAGCGTGGTTCCCCCCGCAGAGCTGCCGCTGCGGGCAGCCGTCTTCTGGAAAAAGGCCAGTGGGGAAGAGAAATGACTGCCCTGCAGGAAGGTATCTCCCAGTGCTCAGCCCTGCTTCAGATCCACAAAGCCCTTCCCCGAGGCCCACCCTCACTTGAACGTTCCCCTGGTGGGGCTGCCGTTCTTTGCGCCCTGAGTCCAGCCGTCTGCCAGCAGGCGGTGGGTGTCTGTGCGGGGTGCACACAGGCACGGTACTGTCCAGGATCTGCCCTGGATGAACAGCTCAGCAAGTCTCATGACCACGCCCCACCTGGCTCTGAACCGCGACTGCACTGTGTTATCACCTCCGCGGGGAGTGTGGAAATGCAGCCCCGCGGAAGGGGCTACACTgacaccgccctcccccccaaaactgAACAGTTAGAGCTTCCCCACAAGTGACTGCCCCTCTGAGTCTGGACCTGCAGGGATTCCCAGCTCCCGTGCGTCCTTTCCGTCCTGGGCCCCGCTGCCGAGGAGGGCAATCCACGCCAGTTGTCCAGGTGGTTTTGTTGTGTGGTGGGCACTTGACAACCAGGAAAGAGTGAGAGACCTTCACAGCCTCATCTCATCTCACAGGGTACGTCACCACAGTAACTAGACACCGGCGGCTGCCCTTTGCCAGCCGACTCGGGcggtggggctgtttcattgctgtgcagacttctgggctcaggctggagtccaagctctgggaccctcccaagTCGCAGGGTTCTAGAGCCTGGACGGCTACACACCAAtggaacagccccacagccccgtgagcccaagttggctggcccgggccagctgcgggtgtctagttgctgtgtagacgtacctagAGAGGACACAGAACCGCCAACAGAGGATGGCAGCTGTCCGTACTGTTCTGAGCCGGATGTGACTGGTGGCCAGGCTCTGGTGCCTCCACTGGCCCATCACCGGCCCAGCTGATTAGCCCTCTGTATCCGGCACCTTGGGAGTTCCAGGGCAGTAGGACCCACTGAAAAATTAGGCCTTTTGTTTGACCCCCCTGTAACGGGAGCCCCACCCCATGTATCAAGTCAGTGGGCAAACTCAGCTGCTTAGCCCTGTCTGAATCAGCATTaggcacctgcccccccccaaaacatcTAGATTAGTTCAATCCCCAGAtgatttctccccccacccctcacccctgtATCCGAGATCCTCATGCCTGCACCCTGGCTGGGGAGCGGACCCCCAGGGCAACGCCCAACCCTGATCCAGTCCCAGACAGAGCTAACGCATGTGCCAGCAGAGCCATTCCCCCCCCTAACTTTTTGTGAGGGagaggagagcgctcctgccttCCAGGGCCCTACCCATGCTGGACTCGTCCGTCTGGAGGATCTCTTCGTGTTTGTAGGTGCCATTCATTATCCTGGTGGAGGAGTTTTCAAGGACTCCATTGGGGTAATGCTCAGCCTCCATCTCCATCTCACTGTCACTGGagtgcaaaaggaaaaaaagcctGAGGGCTTAGAAAGGGCAGAAACATTCCCCAAAGGGAAAGTCCTGCAGGAAGAAGCGTGCCCAACGGCCGACCAGGGCTAGTGACCCAGCAGCCCACAGGAGATAAGCAAACAATCCATCGAGCAGGGCAAAACCGGGTTCAGAACAATGAGGGCCTGTACCTATAAAGTGCGGTTCCAACTCAACGGGGTCCCGGAGGAGGGAAGGTGTGAAGTACTTAAATTAACATTTCAaattgcagccacctctggggtggagaacAGCAGCCAAGCAGCACACAACACTACACAATACAGGGGACATTTTAGCCAAGAGCACTGAGGCAAACTATCAGCCCTACAAAAAGTGTCCCACAGGATCTTTAATGTACATACAGAGCAGACAGGGCTGCAGTTTCAAGACCTCTACACAGCAAATTGCAGGAGACCTCCACTGCTCTAACTCAGAAGGCTGAAGGGATGAGATGATCCGCCAGGATTTGAACTGAAGAGTTCAAAGATTCTCTTGTTTCAGATCTACGTGGTCCCTGCTGGCATAGAGCGGTCATTACCCAGCGTTTGTGCAGACGATTCATAGGACTCCGGTATGTGATGTCTCTCACTCAGTTATGAGCTGTACAAGCATGTGGAGTTCAGAACGGAAGCTTGAGGCTTCCCTGGCCATGGTATTTAGCATCCCACTTAGTGAGCCTGACAGCTGGCAGTTagtgagaatcatagaatctcagggttggaagggacctcaagaggtcatctagtcccacccgctgctcaaagcaggaccaatccccagacagatttttgcccctcaTTAATCACCGAGATCTCCTCTGCTCCAGCATGCCCTAGCCAGCTCTGCAGCAGCCACCAAAACAGCTAAGCACAGAGGAAACTCAACTCTCACGCTTGGTCAGCATATTTCAAACCCCAATAAATGCAGCAGTAACGACCTTCCAGGATGGAAATCCCCGGACTCAATGGAGATGCCCGTAATTCACACGGCCCTTCGGCCCAATGGCACCAGCAGCTAATAAACCGGTCCAGTGAACAGAATGTGAGCCCATAGAAACGGAACATGTCTAAGTGACACGGGTCTGGGCTGCCGTGCAGGAGACTCAGGTCCGcttcctgcacccagctcaggcTCCGATTCCCTGCGGGAGCACACTGCTCCCTGAAGCAAGGAGGCCGGCATGCTGTCCACGCGCAAACCCTTCGGCTGAGAGCGCAGGAGCATGCTCGGCAGGGCTGCTGCCTCTTGGACCATCTTCCGGGACAGTCACAGCATCACCCTGGCAGGGCATCTGCCCCAAAGGTATTCGGGGACTGCTATCCGGCTTCTCCTCCGGGAATGGGCAGCAGCAATTCCGTCCctaggtgggagggaggaagtgtgGAATAAAACCGGCCATTGGCTGCTCAGCAGTGATGCCTGTAGCTACTCATGGTTACCCCCGTGATGGAACGATGAGGCTGATGAGGTGCTCAAAAGCGGGctaagccccctcctgcccaggcatGGGAAAGGCACTGCAAGGAATACCTGGTCTCCTGGTTACTTGtactgctgtgctgctgggaTTTGGTGGAGTCTGTTGAATTGGACTCCGAGTAGTTCACGGatgaaggagaggaagaggaggaggaggacgacgacgaACTCAGTGCTGGGTATTTACTgtggctctgtttgctttttgtgGATGTGACTCCGTTGCTACAGCTTGGGCTATCTGCTCCTGAAAGCCAAAGAGAGCGGGGTCAGAGGGGAGAGCTAGGCAGCTCTGGGCTGAAGTCAGCAGGAGACAGATTGCTTGTGCTCCTTTCACTGAGGAGCAGCCCCCGGGAGAGGGAAATAGGGGCAGGCTGCAATCCACAAAATACTAGCGCTGCTTTTTACATTAAGCAGAGTGTTAGGAAAACACAAGCAAACCCCAAATGGTCCACTTGCAACACCCGTGCTTCAGTGATTGTGAGAACCAACCAGCTCAGACACACGAGGAACTGAGAATCCCAAAGAGAAGCCCACGAGACACCCAGCCCACGAAGTTTGTCTTCTTTGAAACCAGAATTCTCATCCCTCTAATACACCTGGGGAAGAAATCTACATGTTCAGTGCACAGGTAAAAACTAGGCCCAAATCCACCTGCTGCAATAGATACAGCATTAAAGCggaagaagctttaaaaacctccCACAAACTCCATCTCATAGGATGAAACATGGTCTAATGGGACACAGGCAACTTAACTCCAACCTGCCACGTGACACTTGTTTATAATTTACTAATGACCAATCTGATTCTCCTCACTGGGGAGTTCAGGAGCAAGCGAAAGGAGACGAAGGTCCACAACACTATCACCATGTGCCTGGTACCACAGGTGACAGCACTGATTACATATGCAAAGCCATCAGCTGCCACTAACAAATCGTATTTTATACACGCACAGACATGACTGTGAAAACATCAGACCGGCTCTGCAACATGTCCTCACTGGTGAGTTTGGAGGGTAAGACATGCCTGCCACTCCACGTGTGCATTCACCACGTCACAGCAAACCGCATCGCAGGCTGATGATACAGCTGCACGCTGCCGGGTGGGTGCCAGCTCGTGGACGTGTGCACTCAAGGGGCTAACGTTGTTCTGAAAGCCAATCTGTGTTCTGACAGACTCAACAGCAGCATGTTCATGTGCGCGGACTGGGacaatgctggaggtgaagtttGTCTTAACTCCAGGTTCACTGAGTTTATTACGCAGGAATTTCCTAGTTGCAAAAATCCATTACCATAGAGACActcagattctaaggccagaagagactgtTCTGATCAGCCGCCCGACCCCCTGgagaacacaggccagagaatttcaaccTGGGATTACTGCATTGAGCCCATATCCTGTGGTTGAGCTAGAATATttttcagaaagacatccagtttcAACACAGACACAGGGGCTCCCAGGCTGGAAACATGGCTGAAGGGAGTGGGGCTATGGAGTTGCTCAGCTAATCGTCTCCCCTTCATTTAAGCCTTTGCATGCCCAGCAGAGAAGGTTTTTATCCATGCTCCAGCTCTCTCCTTCTAGCACCCTCAGCTTTTCacatggtgcagcagcagcagctctgactGCCAGGTGGAGACAGCTTGAATGTCAGCAAGAGATTTCTCCACTGGGAATGTGAAGCTTCAAACAGAGCAGCTCTGGCTTCCTGGCCCACtctgtccatctccaccctctgcttTGATCTTAGGCAAGCACCTTATGCCCCTGGCCCTCACTTGTTTTGCTTGTAAACCGTAAGTCCTTAATTTCTAGACACACATTTTAATACATTGTTGTTACACATGAAAAACCTGTAGCAAAGTGTTTCCATCGCACTTCTTTTCTTAGCCTGGCTTCCAAATAGAAAACTGGATGGGGTCCTGGAGAGGAGGAAGCAGTGGTGAGTGCACTGGACACCTTGAAGGAGGGGGAGGTTCTCCTGCAGACTTTGGGAAGTCCATCGGAGAGCAGTTATCCCTTGTGGACCCTGAGGTCAAGGAGACAAGCTATGGGGCCAGGCCTTTGCTTATATAGCTCTGCCCGAGGAGGACTAAATCAGGTAACTGGCTGTTCTGTGAGGCAGTCCTTTTGAAGGATATTCtgtcagcttccacacagcaaccTCTGCAAAAGGCTGTTGTACAACCTAGTCTCTGTTAAAATAACTGATTCAAAGTCAACAGTATGCCATTTCTGTCAGAAAGAGTCGCCTCCAGTAACAGGAAATCTTTCCTGCTGGGGTTAGAGGACAGATGTCTTTCAAAGAGCAGAGCAAAGGAGACACCAGCGGGTCGTGTACAAAGTGATCCATCCCTAAGGCCTGATCTGCTTCGCGTGGAGATGGACAGAAAAGCACTTACCAGTGCTGTGAACATGCGAGTTGTTCGATCCGTGTCTGGGGCTTAGGCTGGGGGATGCTGGGTAACTGTCCTGTGACTTGGGGCTGCGGGCACTGAAACACCGCACTTCGCTGTCTGTTCCATTCACCATCTCCACAAACTGTCGGCACCTGTGTCAGACAAGGGCAGAGACACCGAGGAGGAAGGGGAGGCTGACATGAATTAGATTCAGTGCTGATGCTTTTCTAGTGATTGCTATCATATGTCCCAGAGCAGCAGCAAACTGGGATCAACCAAAGCTTAGGAGGGGTCCTAGCTCTGAAGAGGGCATCTCAAGTCTCCCCGTGTCTTCAAGTTGGGAATGctggagtatgaagggagttttGATACCGCTGCCTAGAaacagatgctaatgaacctggAGACCTGCATAAGGATGGACAAAGGATGATACATAAACAAGACTGTTTCAAGAGCAGATACCTACACTGTAGCTTCCATCCCAGTATTGGACAATTAAGTGTGTTCTACATGTAACTGACAAGATGCTGCATCTCAGCTTGGATCAGCCAAGGCAACAGATCACACTCTGAGACAGGGGCAGAGACCATATTACAGTGTCAATAGCACTGGCTAGAAAAGCACAAGACACCACAGGATTGGGGGATGGAATGGGGCACTGATTCCAAACAGCGGGAGCAATTATGACATTTGATTCCTGAGACAAGGGAACTTTGGGTTCCCAGACACTATTCCTGCTAGTTAACCAACTGTTTCAATGTCTGCACTGATCTGAACCCACCAGAATTCACACAGGGAGTGCAAGCCAAGGAACTGGGGGTATATGGCACTGCATGGCTAATGTTCCTTGCATCACAGGTATTCTCTCTAACCCCAAGGGTGAAAAGGTGATTTCCACTGTGCTGTCCATGGCAACGAAGGGTTACTCTAGACTAGTGTGCACCAAACTTCGTACCTCTCCCACTGTCTGATCAACCTGTGCTGGGGGTCACTATGAAAGAGAAGACAATGTATGGTAAAAACACTCATCCATAGAGAGAGGCTGGTGAAGGCCTAGCTCTCCACTCCGCTCTACTGGGAGCTGACAGGTACTCTCTGCTTACCCTAGGGTATGGGCTAAGAGGACACATGAACCAGCCCTGAAGGACTGGggacacctacacacacacaccaattccTACTTTCCCTTAGTCTCTGTCTTAACCACACCTTTTTCCACACCAGCTTCTTTCTAGGAATCCCCATAGCCACGCCCACACTTCTCACCAGGCTGTAAGTGGGGATGAACTGAACTTCACCACGTTCAAGTTGCCTGAACAACAGGATGGACTGGGAAGACCAAAGGCAGTGGTAATACACCGGGGCAGGAATCCACACCACTTCCACTTGTCTGCAGAGCTTTCCCCTGACATGGCATTCTGCTCAGGTGGAGGGAATCTCTGTGGGGCAGGCAGAAGGGGGCAGGCCACTAAAGTGCCAAGTTTGCCCATCTTTAGTTGACAGGTCATGGTAAAGCCCCACTAGCAACAGCTACTGATCCTGAGCAGTGCTAACAACGGTAGCCAGCGTTCCTTCCCACCTTGCTCACAGGGTAACTGCTCTTACCAGCGGCCTCACTCTGCCTGAATTAAAAAATATGCTGGTTCCTAACACAGTGAGGCCTGTGGACTGCCTGGTCCAGGTCTGTAGACTTTCCAGTGCCATCTCCCAGCACAAAGGTAAGCATACTTACTTTAACATGAAGAGCAGGTTAGGGTTGTGTTCTAGGAGGCCAGGGTAGAGCTGCTGCGTGGCCTCTATAGCCTCTCCCACTCTGCCTGCTAAGACTAGCTTCTGTATTCCTGCAAGCAAGAGGAGAC
Above is a genomic segment from Chrysemys picta bellii isolate R12L10 chromosome 14, ASM1138683v2, whole genome shotgun sequence containing:
- the RANBP10 gene encoding ran-binding protein 10 isoform X4, producing MGWDKHSYGYHGDDGHSFCSSGTGQPYGPTFTTGDVIGCCVNLINNTCFYTKNGHSLGIAFTDLPSNLYPTVGLQTPGEIVDANFGQQPFVFDIEDYMREWRAKIQGTIKRFPIGDRLGEWQAMLQNMVSSYLVHHGYCATATAFARVTETTIQEEQTSIKNRQRIQKLVLAGRVGEAIEATQQLYPGLLEHNPNLLFMLKCRQFVEMVNGTDSEVRCFSARSPKSQDSYPASPSLSPRHGSNNSHVHSTGADSPSCSNGVTSTKSKQSHSKYPALSSSSSSSSSSSPSSVNYSESNSTDSTKSQQHSSTSNQETSDSEMEMEAEHYPNGVLENSSTRIMNGTYKHEEILQTDESSMEDGCPQRQLCGGNHAATERMIQFGRELQTLSEQLCREYGKNTTHKKMLQDAFSLLAYSDPWNCPVGQQLDPIQREPVCAALNSAILESQNLPKQPPLMLALGQASECLRLMARVGLGSCSFARVDDCLH
- the RANBP10 gene encoding ran-binding protein 10 isoform X6, producing the protein MREWRAKIQGTIKRFPIGDRLGEWQAMLQNMVSSYLVHHGYCATATAFARVTETTIQEEQTSIKNRQRIQKLVLAGRVGEAIEATQQLYPGLLEHNPNLLFMLKCRQFVEMVNGTDSEVRCFSARSPKSQDSYPASPSLSPRHGSNNSHVHSTGADSPSCSNGVTSTKSKQSHSKYPALSSSSSSSSSSSPSSVNYSESNSTDSTKSQQHSSTSNQETSDSEMEMEAEHYPNGVLENSSTRIMNGTYKHEEILQTDESSMEDGCPQRQLCGGNHAATERMIQFGRELQTLSEQLCREYGKNTTHKKMLQDAFSLLAYSDPWNCPVGQQLDPIQREPVCAALNSAILESQNLPKQPPLMLALGQASECLRLMARVGLGSCSFARVDDCLH
- the RANBP10 gene encoding ran-binding protein 10 isoform X5 produces the protein MGWDKHSYGYHGDDGHSFCSSGTGQPYGPTFTTGDVIGCCVNLINNTCFYTKNGHSLGIAFTDLPSNLYPTVGLQTPGEIVDANFGQQPFVFDIEDYMREWRAKIQGTIKRFPIGDRLGEWQAMLQNMVSSYLVHHGYCATATAFARVTETTIQEEQTSIKNRQRIQKLVLAGRVGEAIEATQQLYPGLLEHNPNLLFMLKCRQFVEMVNGTDSEVRCFSARSPKSQDSYPASPSLSPRHGSNNSHVHSTGADSPSCSNGVTSTKSKQSHSKYPALSSSSSSSSSSSPSSVNYSESNSTDSTKSQQHSSTSNQETSDSEMEMEAEHYPNGVLENSSTRIMNGTYKHEEILQTDESSMDGCPQRQLCGGNHAATERMIQFGRELQTLSEQLCREYGKNTTHKKMLQDAFSLLAYSDPWNCPVGQQLDPIQREPVCAALNSAILESQNLPKQPPLMLALGQASECLRLMARVGLGSCSFARVDDCLH